The DNA segment CGTGGGGTAGTAGTTAACTAACCTTCTTTCCAGCACCGCCCCGCTGACAAGACCGAACAGGGCGCCAGACACCATCATGGACTGTTTCGCTGGGTGGAACAGCACCATCCAGAGGGTGAACATGAATACTAGCCCCACGGTTGGGACTACCGGGGCAACGGTCTTCTTCCCCTGTATGCGTCGCATCACAGCCAGTCCACAAACGAGCCAGAGAAGTCCTATCGACCATCCGCCTACTACATCAGACAGAAAGTGAACGCCCAAGTAAATACGGGACAAGCCGATGAAGAACATGAGAATAATGGCTGCCCCAAAATTTTTTCTTATTGTCCAGGCGAAGTATCCCCACAGGACGACCGCATGCTGAGCGTGACCGCTGGGAAAACCGAAGCCGGCGGTATCGATGAGAGCTACTCCTCCTTGCGGCCTCTGCAGCCCAAACAACCCTTTAAGGACAAAGTTGAAGTAGATGCTTCCCAAAAGGATGATCACAAGAGGCATTGTGCGACGGCCGCCCCAGC comes from the Candidatus Neomarinimicrobiota bacterium genome and includes:
- a CDS encoding phosphatase PAP2 family protein — encoded protein: MQTIEFLQQLDHPVVYWLMRFFSFLGDEPFYFLLLPIVLWSWGGRRTMPLVIILLGSIYFNFVLKGLFGLQRPQGGVALIDTAGFGFPSGHAQHAVVLWGYFAWTIRKNFGAAIILMFFIGLSRIYLGVHFLSDVVGGWSIGLLWLVCGLAVMRRIQGKKTVAPVVPTVGLVFMFTLWMVLFHPAKQSMMVSGALFGLVSGAVLERRLVNYYPTASTERQVVRIVLGIISVVLLKVGLNVLISALPVYHYIQYAVLGMWISLVVPYLFVRTDVARVSPEASNIDLK